The following proteins are co-located in the Acidimicrobiales bacterium genome:
- a CDS encoding phosphatase PAP2 family protein, producing MTRSRNARALLLPGAVFVVTALLAARDRLLVGEAGVVQAINGNALLAVFPVEPALLAVMAGGTLLGIAAVTLGAALLLKPWQAPVAVLVAGVLGWFTSRLAKEAVGRGRPVEFLDARTLDISSGYASITGAGFPSGHATIAFAMATALVPWLPARYRWVAWTAACLVALARIYVAAHFPLDVIGGAALGMLLGGLVNLALPPASEAEEAAGG from the coding sequence ATGACACGTTCGAGGAACGCTCGTGCCCTGCTGCTCCCGGGCGCCGTGTTCGTGGTCACCGCCCTGCTGGCCGCACGCGACCGCCTGCTCGTCGGCGAGGCCGGCGTCGTCCAGGCGATCAACGGCAACGCGCTGCTGGCCGTGTTCCCCGTCGAGCCGGCACTGCTCGCCGTCATGGCCGGGGGCACGCTCCTCGGGATCGCCGCCGTCACCCTCGGCGCGGCGCTGCTGCTCAAGCCATGGCAGGCACCGGTGGCCGTGCTGGTCGCCGGCGTTCTCGGCTGGTTCACCAGCCGCCTCGCGAAGGAGGCGGTCGGCCGCGGCCGTCCGGTCGAGTTCCTCGACGCCCGCACCTTGGACATCAGCAGCGGCTACGCGTCGATCACCGGCGCGGGCTTCCCCTCGGGCCACGCCACCATCGCCTTCGCGATGGCCACGGCCCTCGTGCCGTGGCTCCCGGCGCGGTACCGCTGGGTCGCCTGGACCGCGGCGTGCCTCGTCGCCCTCGCCCGGATCTACGTCGCCGCCCACTTCCCCCTGGACGTGATCGGCGGGGCGGCCCTCGGCATGTTACTCGGGGGCCTGGTCAACCTCGCGTTGCCGCCGGCGTCGGAAGCGGAAGAGGCGGCCGGGGGCTAG
- a CDS encoding class I SAM-dependent methyltransferase: protein MDPAGPESYGEAFADVYDEWYADVSDTEGTVAHLASQAAGRAVLELGIGTGRLALPLAAAGVAVSGIDASPAMVARLAAKPGGDAIEVAVGDMADVQALAPPAGTSFGVVFAAFNTLFNLTDVTAQQRCLRGVAARLAPEGRLVVEANVFDPDPDPHEAVTVRSMEPGRVVLSVSRADPAAQTVTGQFVDLAHGEPVRLRPWSLRYASPEQLDDLAAGAGLVLDERRGGWRGEPLTEASPLHVSTYRLAGDR, encoded by the coding sequence ATGGACCCCGCGGGCCCGGAAAGCTACGGCGAGGCCTTCGCCGACGTCTACGACGAGTGGTACGCCGACGTGTCCGACACCGAGGGCACCGTCGCCCACCTCGCGTCGCAGGCCGCCGGGCGGGCCGTCCTCGAGCTGGGGATCGGCACCGGGCGCCTCGCCCTGCCGCTCGCCGCCGCGGGGGTCGCCGTCAGCGGCATCGACGCCTCACCGGCCATGGTCGCCCGGCTGGCCGCCAAGCCGGGCGGTGACGCCATCGAGGTGGCGGTCGGCGACATGGCCGACGTGCAAGCCCTCGCGCCTCCCGCGGGCACGTCGTTCGGCGTGGTGTTCGCGGCCTTCAACACCCTGTTCAACCTCACGGACGTGACCGCGCAGCAGCGGTGCCTCCGCGGTGTCGCGGCGCGGCTGGCCCCCGAGGGCCGCCTCGTGGTGGAGGCCAACGTGTTCGACCCCGACCCCGATCCGCACGAAGCCGTCACGGTGCGCTCGATGGAGCCGGGCCGGGTCGTGCTCTCGGTGAGTCGGGCCGATCCCGCCGCCCAGACCGTGACCGGCCAGTTCGTGGACCTCGCCCATGGTGAGCCGGTGCGACTGCGGCCCTGGTCGCTTCGCTACGCCTCACCAGAGCAGCTCGACGACCTCGCCGCCGGCGCCGGCCTCGTGCTGGACGAGCGCCGGGGCGGCTGGCGGGGCGAGCCCCTCACCGAGGCTTCCCCGCTCCACGTCTCGACCTACCGACTCGCCGGCGACCGCTGA